The Kineosporia corallincola genome segment ACCATCGACTCGCGGCTGCACCCGAACGACTGGATCGAGCCGGCGTGAAGCCGCGCGGACGGTCCGGGGCGCAGGGGCCCCGGATCGGCGAGATCCGGCTGCCCGGGCTGGAGTCCGGTGATCCGGCGGACCTGACCCGGGAGGCCCGGATCGACGGGCTGGCGTTCGAGGGCGTCGAGTGCGGGCAGCTCGACCTGACCGGCTCCGTGGTGATGGAGTGCTCCCTCACCGACGTCGGGGCGGACGAGGCCGACCTGCGCTCGGCCAAGCTGCGCGACAGCCTGCTCACCCGGGTCCGGTTCCCCTCGCTGCGGGCCGGGCGCGGCGACTGGCGCGACGTGCGGGTCGAGGGGGCCCGCATCGGCTCCGCCGAGATGTACGACATCGGCTGGAACAGCGTGCATTTCGTGGACTGCAAGCTGACCTACCTGAACCTGCGCGGTGCCACGCTGCGCGACGTGGCCTTCACCCGGTGCTCGATCGAGGAGCTCGACCTGGCCGGGGCCTCGGCGCAGAACGTGGCGTTCTCCGGCAGCACCGTGCAGTCCCTCGACGTGCAGCGCGCCGAGCTGGGGGCTTTCGACCTGCGTGGTGCCGAGCTGCACCGGCTCACCGGCCTGGACCGGCTGGGCGGCACCGTGGTCAGCTCCGCCCAGCTGTACCAGCTGGCGCCGCTGCTGGCCGCCGGTCTCGGCATGACGGTCGACGACTCGGCGCCGCCGGAGATCCGCTGACCGATGGCGGTTGTGCGGTGAGGCGGTGGTTCTGGTGGCTCGCGGCCGCCCTGGCGGTGGTGCTGGCCGGGGTGGTGGCGGGTGTCGTGGTGCTGCGGGACGGGGAAGAACCGGTGGTGCAGGCCACGCCCACCGGCCCGGCCCTGGGCGTCTTCCTCAGTACCTCGCCGTCCGA includes the following:
- a CDS encoding pentapeptide repeat-containing protein, which gives rise to MKPRGRSGAQGPRIGEIRLPGLESGDPADLTREARIDGLAFEGVECGQLDLTGSVVMECSLTDVGADEADLRSAKLRDSLLTRVRFPSLRAGRGDWRDVRVEGARIGSAEMYDIGWNSVHFVDCKLTYLNLRGATLRDVAFTRCSIEELDLAGASAQNVAFSGSTVQSLDVQRAELGAFDLRGAELHRLTGLDRLGGTVVSSAQLYQLAPLLAAGLGMTVDDSAPPEIR